The Candidatus Scalindua japonica genome includes a region encoding these proteins:
- the mtnA gene encoding S-methyl-5-thioribose-1-phosphate isomerase: MPVPTIEWIGGVDGKIKIIDQTLLPNELKYVYCEDRESIFHAIKTLMVRGAPAIGIAGAMGTVVSMKDCKADDYESFYRELKEATAYLGSSRPTAVNLFWGLKRMEATAQENSQKPVSEIKEILLNEAITILEEDKKICRKIGENGEAFLKEGSCVITHCNAGGLATGDFGTALAVMFAAADKGKKISVYADETRPLLQGSRLTAWELKNAGIDITLICDNMAAHTMKRKKVDCVIVGADRIAANGDAANKIGTYSLSIIAKEHNVPFYVAAPVSTFDMTIASGEEIPIEERGPDEVTTISGNKIAPDDIKVFNPAFDVTPASNIKAIITEMGVIHNPDMEKVKSVIGNNS, translated from the coding sequence GTGCCGGTACCAACTATAGAATGGATAGGTGGAGTAGATGGGAAGATAAAAATTATAGACCAGACTCTCTTGCCGAATGAATTGAAATATGTCTACTGTGAAGACAGGGAGAGTATTTTCCACGCGATAAAGACACTCATGGTCAGAGGTGCCCCTGCTATTGGAATAGCCGGTGCAATGGGAACTGTAGTGAGTATGAAAGATTGTAAGGCAGATGATTATGAGTCATTTTACAGAGAGTTGAAGGAGGCTACTGCGTATCTGGGATCTTCCAGACCGACAGCAGTAAATCTATTCTGGGGTTTGAAACGCATGGAAGCAACTGCGCAGGAGAATAGCCAGAAACCGGTTTCAGAAATCAAAGAGATACTGCTTAATGAGGCGATAACAATTCTCGAAGAAGATAAAAAAATATGCCGTAAAATAGGTGAAAACGGCGAAGCATTCTTAAAAGAGGGTAGTTGTGTAATAACTCACTGTAATGCCGGAGGATTGGCTACCGGCGATTTTGGGACTGCTCTTGCGGTAATGTTTGCGGCGGCAGATAAGGGGAAAAAGATCAGTGTGTACGCGGATGAAACTCGTCCATTACTTCAAGGGTCCAGGCTCACTGCCTGGGAACTAAAAAATGCCGGCATTGATATAACCTTAATTTGTGATAACATGGCAGCACACACAATGAAGCGGAAAAAAGTTGACTGTGTGATCGTTGGTGCCGACAGGATAGCAGCTAATGGTGATGCAGCGAATAAAATAGGAACATATAGTCTATCTATAATTGCAAAGGAACACAATGTGCCATTCTATGTTGCGGCTCCTGTGTCGACATTTGACATGACTATAGCTTCCGGTGAGGAAATACCTATTGAGGAGAGAGGTCCGGACGAAGTTACAACAATTTCCGGCAATAAAATTGCTCCTGATGACATTAAGGTGTTTAACCCCGCATTTGACGTCACACCCGCATCAAATATAAAAGCAATTATTACAGAAATGGGAGTAATTCACAACCCGGATATGGAAAAAGTTAAAAGTGTTATTGGTAATAATTCATAA
- the trpD gene encoding anthranilate phosphoribosyltransferase codes for MIKNMINKVVEGEGLTFEESMAVMKEIMEGNATGSQIASFITALRIKGETVDEIAGCVSVMREKATHIDVGNSLVVDTCGTGGDAKCTFNISTGAAFVVAGAGLKVAKHGNKASSSQCGSADVLRFLGVNIDADTKVVEECIQRANIGFLMAPLLHSSMKHAVGPRREIGIKTIFNILGPLTNPARATRQVIGVYDARLTDLVAKVLKKLNTEHAFVVYGYDGMDEITTTDKTKVCELKNGEINSYFITHDSFGIAKAQMNDFYVDSPKQSAKAIIAVLEGETGPKRDIVLLNASAAIVAGGGARNLKNGVRVAAESIDSGRAKASLKELIKLTQKG; via the coding sequence ATGATTAAAAATATGATCAATAAAGTAGTAGAAGGTGAAGGTCTTACCTTTGAAGAGAGTATGGCGGTAATGAAAGAGATTATGGAAGGTAATGCGACAGGATCGCAGATTGCCTCCTTTATCACTGCTTTAAGAATAAAGGGAGAGACGGTAGATGAAATTGCGGGTTGCGTAAGCGTTATGAGAGAAAAGGCAACACATATAGATGTTGGCAATAGTTTAGTGGTTGACACCTGTGGTACAGGAGGAGATGCTAAATGTACGTTTAATATATCGACGGGGGCCGCGTTTGTTGTTGCAGGAGCTGGACTGAAAGTTGCAAAGCATGGTAATAAAGCATCTTCAAGCCAATGTGGAAGCGCTGATGTGCTTAGGTTTTTGGGTGTAAACATAGATGCCGATACAAAAGTAGTCGAAGAGTGCATACAGAGGGCGAATATCGGTTTTCTCATGGCACCGCTTTTACATAGTTCTATGAAACATGCCGTTGGTCCGAGACGTGAAATTGGAATTAAAACTATATTTAATATCCTGGGGCCATTAACTAACCCTGCAAGGGCGACAAGGCAGGTCATAGGTGTATATGATGCAAGGTTGACAGATCTGGTAGCCAAGGTGTTGAAAAAACTTAATACGGAACATGCGTTTGTCGTATATGGCTATGATGGTATGGACGAAATCACTACAACAGACAAAACAAAAGTGTGTGAATTAAAAAACGGAGAGATTAACAGTTATTTTATCACGCATGATAGCTTTGGAATCGCAAAGGCCCAAATGAATGATTTTTATGTAGATTCTCCAAAGCAGAGCGCTAAGGCGATAATTGCTGTGTTGGAAGGCGAAACAGGACCAAAACGTGATATTGTACTGTTAAATGCATCAGCCGCAATTGTTGCCGGAGGGGGTGCGAGAAATCTGAAGAACGGAGTACGGGTAGCTGCTGAATCAATTGATTCAGGAAGAGCGAAGGCTTCCTTAAAAGAATTGATTAAACTGACACAAAAAGGCTAA
- a CDS encoding phosphatidate cytidylyltransferase codes for MSVLKTRIILGTAMLLAFCGIIYIDFAFDSDIGIGILGLLAGGICLFEFYTIVEKNGFAPFKASGIIGGVVVFLTLWLSAYVEGLKPIYACILFPIVFWLFFVQALKRGVGDTIKNVSVTLFGIIYICLFLSFIMPIRHMPNGLSIILIVLLLTKGGDIGGYLFGRKFGRHKFSSFSPNKTIEGASFALFSSVMIAIGLNIIPGMRVMPFCLIVPFGLLVGTSGIIGDLIESIIKRDMTVKDSSSTIPAFGGLLDILDSLLISIPVAYFFLILTKY; via the coding sequence ATGAGTGTACTCAAGACAAGGATTATACTTGGCACCGCAATGCTGCTCGCATTTTGCGGTATAATTTATATCGATTTTGCCTTTGACTCTGACATAGGCATTGGTATTCTGGGCCTTCTTGCCGGAGGGATATGCTTATTTGAGTTTTATACTATTGTGGAAAAAAATGGCTTTGCACCTTTCAAGGCCTCAGGTATCATTGGAGGAGTTGTAGTCTTTTTAACACTCTGGTTGTCCGCTTACGTGGAGGGGCTGAAACCAATATATGCCTGTATACTATTTCCTATAGTTTTCTGGTTGTTTTTTGTGCAGGCCCTTAAGAGAGGCGTTGGTGATACGATAAAAAACGTTTCTGTCACTCTCTTTGGAATTATATATATTTGCTTGTTTCTCTCCTTTATTATGCCGATTCGACATATGCCCAATGGATTAAGTATTATACTTATTGTATTGTTGCTGACCAAAGGAGGTGATATTGGAGGATATCTTTTTGGCAGGAAGTTCGGGCGTCACAAGTTTTCATCGTTCAGTCCGAATAAAACAATTGAGGGTGCGTCTTTTGCCCTGTTTAGCAGCGTGATGATTGCTATTGGACTCAATATTATACCCGGAATGAGAGTGATGCCTTTCTGCCTGATAGTACCTTTTGGGCTATTGGTGGGGACTTCAGGTATAATTGGAGATTTAATAGAATCGATTATTAAAAGAGATATGACTGTCAAAGACTCAAGCAGCACTATTCCAGCCTTTGGCGGCTTGCTTGATATACTGGATTCATTACTTATAAGCATACCGGTAGCATATTTTTTCTTGATATTAACTAAGTATTAA
- the bamD gene encoding outer membrane protein assembly factor BamD yields MKKQLIVLFILAGFLFTGTKSSSAEWVWSGETSWVDPDKLTRETNDQQYKYAIALMIKREYISAIGVFKSVIKENPDTELAVESQLNIGKSYFLAGDYKSSFRAYERLIEKDPATRRLQEILDREFNVGVAQMERDEYGAIKVFERIIERNPLGFIAADSQVKIGECYYQLREFDQAEDSFLSVMENYPDSEWVPYAQFRIPYCKLSNIRAQERNYDLLTKSRNGFEVYLANNPQGALVNDTHEIIKEIDTKLAEREYETGTFYLRQKRPAAGLIYFKSVIKNYPESEWAALAEEKIKMLKNVGAIR; encoded by the coding sequence ATGAAAAAACAATTGATTGTACTTTTCATTCTTGCGGGTTTCCTGTTTACTGGTACAAAATCGTCATCCGCAGAATGGGTATGGAGTGGTGAGACAAGTTGGGTCGATCCTGATAAACTGACAAGAGAAACAAATGATCAACAATATAAATATGCCATTGCGTTAATGATTAAGAGAGAATACATAAGTGCGATAGGAGTTTTCAAGAGTGTAATTAAGGAAAATCCTGACACAGAACTGGCGGTTGAATCGCAACTAAACATAGGTAAGTCATATTTCCTGGCAGGTGATTATAAGAGTTCATTCAGAGCATATGAGAGATTAATTGAAAAAGACCCTGCAACTCGAAGATTGCAGGAAATATTAGACAGAGAGTTTAACGTTGGTGTTGCTCAAATGGAACGTGATGAATATGGAGCAATTAAGGTATTTGAAAGAATAATTGAACGCAATCCACTTGGATTTATTGCAGCAGACTCTCAAGTAAAAATTGGAGAGTGTTATTACCAGTTACGAGAATTTGATCAAGCAGAAGACAGTTTTCTGAGTGTTATGGAAAATTATCCTGATAGTGAATGGGTCCCTTATGCTCAGTTCAGGATCCCATATTGCAAATTAAGTAATATACGTGCACAGGAGAGAAATTATGATTTGCTTACTAAGTCGCGTAATGGATTTGAAGTATATCTGGCAAACAACCCTCAAGGTGCTCTGGTTAACGATACACATGAAATTATTAAAGAGATAGATACTAAACTTGCTGAAAGAGAATATGAAACTGGTACATTTTATTTACGTCAGAAGAGGCCGGCAGCAGGGTTAATCTATTTTAAATCAGTAATAAAAAATTATCCTGAAAGCGAATGGGCAGCCTTGGCAGAAGAGAAAATTAAAATGCTTAAGAATGTAGGAGCAATAAGATAA
- a CDS encoding DUF2180 family protein gives MKCYICKKAGKETDPIAICIVCGIAVCEEHQIREQIPVKETYKWGLGEEEVTLPKPLPRILCTWCYESLITQKQK, from the coding sequence GTGAAATGCTATATTTGTAAGAAAGCAGGAAAAGAGACAGATCCGATAGCAATATGTATTGTCTGTGGAATAGCGGTTTGCGAAGAACATCAGATCCGTGAACAGATACCGGTAAAAGAGACTTACAAATGGGGTTTGGGAGAAGAGGAGGTGACCTTGCCCAAACCACTTCCACGCATTCTATGCACCTGGTGTTATGAATCACTTATAACTCAAAAACAGAAGTAA
- the ybeY gene encoding rRNA maturation RNase YbeY: MIVEIVDLQNHYKIKNSIVKRVAKEVLGKKGKGAKLSIAFVDNSEIKKLNKRYFDSNEVTDVIAFPLDDHKSELNGEIVVSVETAVDTAGIDVEGEIILYVVHGLLHLMGYRDEKRDDFKIMHDKESAILKTLGYNVPEVEDGFQ, from the coding sequence GTGATTGTAGAAATAGTAGATTTACAAAATCATTATAAAATAAAGAACAGTATCGTCAAGCGAGTAGCAAAAGAAGTGTTAGGAAAGAAAGGCAAGGGTGCAAAGCTAAGTATTGCTTTTGTAGATAACAGCGAGATTAAGAAACTCAACAAAAGGTATTTTGACTCTAATGAGGTGACAGACGTTATAGCCTTTCCATTAGACGACCATAAAAGTGAGTTGAATGGTGAAATAGTTGTTTCAGTGGAGACTGCAGTTGATACCGCAGGTATAGACGTAGAAGGTGAGATAATCTTGTATGTAGTGCATGGTTTATTACACTTAATGGGATACCGTGATGAAAAAAGAGATGATTTTAAGATCATGCATGATAAGGAATCAGCTATTCTTAAGACCTTGGGTTATAATGTGCCAGAAGTAGAAGATGGATTTCAGTAA
- the surE gene encoding 5'/3'-nucleotidase SurE encodes MKIILTNDDGIYSPGILELKEALAPFGSVNVVAPDVQKSGVGHSITFSHPLRVREVYTNGDFVGYGIDGSPADCVKLAVREILKEKSQLLVSGINIGANVGINVLYSGTVAAAIEGALLGIPSVAVSLEISESTPDVKGAAETTKNIIDLIIKKELPRGTLLNINIPNISKEKIKGVKITNQFSGDFEEHYEKRTDPRGIAYYWLAGTGWPKEDVIGTDMHALKEGYISVTPLRYDLTDKTFLTEVGSWEWNT; translated from the coding sequence ATGAAGATTATTTTAACAAATGATGATGGTATATACTCACCTGGTATCCTGGAACTAAAGGAAGCCCTGGCACCTTTCGGCTCTGTTAATGTTGTTGCACCGGATGTCCAGAAAAGCGGTGTAGGGCATTCAATCACATTCAGTCATCCACTGAGAGTGAGAGAGGTTTATACCAATGGTGACTTTGTCGGTTATGGCATTGATGGCTCTCCGGCAGATTGTGTCAAGCTTGCAGTGAGAGAAATATTAAAAGAGAAATCGCAATTACTGGTTTCCGGGATAAATATCGGAGCTAATGTCGGGATCAACGTATTATATTCCGGGACAGTTGCCGCAGCTATTGAAGGGGCACTTCTCGGTATTCCATCTGTTGCGGTCTCTCTGGAGATTTCAGAATCAACACCTGATGTGAAGGGCGCCGCTGAGACTACAAAAAATATTATCGATCTTATCATCAAAAAGGAATTACCAAGAGGCACGCTGCTCAATATAAATATTCCTAATATATCAAAGGAAAAGATTAAAGGTGTAAAAATTACGAATCAATTCTCCGGAGATTTTGAAGAACACTATGAGAAACGAACTGATCCACGTGGCATTGCGTACTACTGGTTGGCCGGCACCGGCTGGCCAAAGGAAGATGTTATTGGTACTGATATGCATGCACTTAAAGAAGGCTACATCTCAGTTACCCCGCTCAGGTATGATCTGACTGATAAAACATTCCTTACCGAGGTTGGATCATGGGAATGGAATACATAG
- a CDS encoding PhoH family protein, which translates to MSEVSIDRTIIKNQIHLENDSEASILFGNHDKNLKIMRNVFGVKIVARDGFLKYEGETDRVKKLTVVINRLLHIIRTSGRLDEDVIDIAMADIDRENDAILTDQSIEVFTKGQTIRPKTEGQARYIKAIRNNDLVFCIGPAGTGKTYLAVSLALSTMKSGYLKKIVLARPAVEAGERLGFLPGDIQAKVNPYLRPLYDALADMIDVGQVKKYLENDLIEILPLAFMRGRTLNDSFIILDEAQNCTVKQMKTFLTRFGIRTKVVVTGDITQVDLSSGEKSGLIDVQERLKAVSGVDFVYLTRKDVVRHRLVRDIVEAYDN; encoded by the coding sequence ATGAGTGAGGTATCAATAGATCGCACAATTATAAAGAATCAGATACATCTGGAAAATGACAGCGAAGCATCTATTTTATTTGGCAACCATGATAAGAACCTGAAAATCATGAGAAATGTCTTTGGTGTTAAGATCGTTGCCAGAGATGGGTTCCTGAAATATGAGGGTGAGACTGACCGTGTTAAAAAGCTGACTGTTGTTATTAACAGGTTATTGCATATTATAAGAACATCCGGAAGATTAGATGAAGATGTTATAGATATTGCCATGGCTGATATAGACAGGGAAAACGACGCTATACTAACCGACCAATCAATCGAGGTTTTTACAAAAGGACAGACAATTAGACCAAAAACCGAGGGGCAGGCCAGGTATATTAAAGCGATAAGAAATAATGATCTGGTTTTTTGTATAGGCCCTGCGGGGACGGGAAAAACATATCTGGCCGTTTCACTCGCGCTTTCAACCATGAAAAGCGGTTATCTGAAAAAAATCGTCCTCGCGCGTCCTGCAGTAGAGGCGGGAGAACGTCTGGGGTTTCTACCAGGAGACATTCAGGCAAAGGTAAATCCGTATTTACGGCCATTGTATGATGCCCTGGCGGACATGATTGATGTCGGACAGGTAAAAAAGTACCTGGAAAATGATTTAATTGAAATACTGCCTTTGGCATTTATGAGAGGCAGAACACTTAACGACTCCTTCATTATACTTGATGAGGCCCAGAATTGCACCGTTAAGCAAATGAAGACTTTTTTGACTCGGTTTGGAATAAGGACTAAAGTTGTGGTTACGGGAGATATTACTCAAGTAGATTTGTCTTCAGGGGAAAAATCAGGATTGATAGATGTTCAGGAAAGGTTGAAAGCCGTTTCAGGGGTTGACTTTGTCTACTTGACACGTAAGGATGTAGTACGTCACAGGCTCGTTCGGGACATTGTTGAAGCTTATGATAACTAG
- the purE gene encoding 5-(carboxyamino)imidazole ribonucleotide mutase, translating into MTGKKIGIVMGSDSDLSTMQETLNVLDEFGVNYDVDVISCHRTPQRAHKYAMTAEKKGYKVIIGGAGGSAHLAGVIASMAPVPVIGVPMLTPDLGGLDSLYSIVQMPGGVPVAAVGIGKAGAKNAAILAVQILSTADKTLKKKIIDYKKKQAEKVIQKDKNVKKLLRKSKK; encoded by the coding sequence ATGACAGGAAAGAAAATTGGAATTGTAATGGGAAGTGATTCAGATTTAAGTACTATGCAGGAAACATTAAACGTCCTTGATGAATTTGGAGTAAATTACGACGTAGATGTAATTTCTTGTCATAGAACGCCACAGCGCGCTCATAAATACGCGATGACAGCGGAGAAGAAGGGTTATAAGGTTATTATAGGTGGTGCGGGTGGATCCGCGCATCTTGCGGGAGTGATAGCATCGATGGCTCCTGTTCCCGTTATTGGAGTACCTATGCTGACGCCTGACCTTGGCGGACTTGACTCACTTTATTCTATAGTACAGATGCCGGGAGGTGTACCGGTTGCCGCTGTCGGTATTGGAAAAGCAGGTGCAAAAAATGCGGCGATTCTGGCAGTCCAGATTTTAAGCACTGCTGATAAAACACTTAAAAAGAAGATCATTGACTATAAAAAGAAACAGGCTGAAAAGGTCATCCAGAAAGATAAAAATGTAAAAAAACTGTTAAGAAAATCAAAAAAGTAG
- a CDS encoding adenylosuccinate synthase yields MANTCVIGLQWGDEGKGKIIDILAKDFDIIVRYQGGGNAGHTLLIGDEKFIFHLIPSGILHKNKKCVIGNGIVLDPNLFLNEIEGLAEKNINVDGNLFISDRAHVVFPYHKKLDLLQEKQKGNSMIGTTGRGIGPCYTDKISREGIRVAELLHKEQFKEKLKKNVEEKNRIFVNLYNDEPVSWEDIYEEYCAYAEKMAPFVCDTVDLMARAINDNSKILFEGAQGALLDVDFGTYPFTTSSNAAAGGVSSGIGVSPKQVHNIIGITKAYTTRVGSGPFPTEIEGEQGEHIRKKGGEFGSTTGRPRRCGWFDAVAIQHSVRISGVDSLIVTKLDVLDDQETIKICTGYKNNGTLYNTFPADINILNNCELIYEEVSGWCEDTSGIRSEKNLPEKAVDYIKTLEEIVGVKVKMVSVGPERSQIISL; encoded by the coding sequence ATGGCAAATACCTGTGTTATTGGATTGCAGTGGGGAGATGAAGGGAAAGGTAAAATAATAGATATTTTAGCAAAGGATTTCGATATTATCGTCAGATATCAGGGCGGTGGAAATGCGGGACATACCCTTCTAATTGGTGATGAAAAGTTTATTTTCCATCTGATACCATCAGGAATCCTGCACAAGAACAAAAAATGTGTGATTGGGAACGGAATTGTTTTAGACCCAAACCTGTTTCTTAATGAAATTGAGGGTTTAGCAGAGAAAAACATCAATGTTGATGGAAATTTGTTTATAAGTGACCGTGCGCATGTTGTTTTTCCCTATCATAAGAAGTTGGATTTACTCCAGGAAAAGCAAAAAGGTAATTCGATGATCGGTACAACCGGACGCGGCATCGGACCGTGTTATACCGATAAGATATCACGTGAAGGTATTCGGGTTGCTGAATTATTACATAAAGAGCAATTTAAAGAAAAACTCAAAAAAAATGTAGAGGAGAAAAACAGGATATTCGTTAATTTATATAATGATGAGCCTGTTTCATGGGAAGATATTTATGAAGAGTATTGCGCGTATGCAGAAAAAATGGCTCCGTTTGTATGCGACACTGTAGACTTAATGGCCAGGGCCATCAATGATAACAGTAAAATCCTCTTTGAAGGAGCGCAGGGTGCATTACTAGACGTAGATTTCGGTACATATCCTTTTACTACTTCGTCTAACGCGGCAGCAGGTGGAGTCTCTTCCGGTATTGGTGTTTCTCCAAAGCAGGTACACAATATCATTGGAATAACCAAGGCGTATACTACCAGAGTTGGCAGCGGCCCCTTCCCCACAGAAATTGAGGGAGAACAGGGAGAACATATCCGCAAAAAAGGTGGTGAATTTGGATCAACGACAGGAAGGCCAAGGCGTTGTGGGTGGTTTGATGCGGTTGCAATACAGCATTCTGTAAGGATCAGTGGTGTAGACTCGCTTATTGTAACGAAGCTGGATGTTCTTGATGATCAGGAAACTATCAAAATTTGTACGGGATATAAGAACAATGGAACATTATATAATACTTTTCCGGCAGATATAAATATATTAAATAATTGTGAGCTGATTTATGAAGAAGTTTCCGGTTGGTGTGAAGATACATCAGGCATTAGAAGCGAGAAAAACCTGCCAGAAAAAGCCGTAGATTACATTAAAACATTAGAGGAAATCGTTGGGGTGAAAGTGAAAATGGTCTCTGTCGGTCCAGAACGTTCTCAGATCATCAGTTTGTGA
- a CDS encoding cupin domain-containing protein, producing MTKKSLVKYLLLFVFSTSVLAGSGCIATKKSSEFVESLRNPTSFPEVFLPEIKYIDEILDKKSLAAEENVKVIPLGKDKSTSVYLFQIRPEAEMSAHSHKSHDEILYIKSGSGVVVLNGTRHIVKEGMMIMIPRKTIHKYFNTGKETNVTVSMFSPPFDGKDIKVLEKSINYVKKKKTIYDKAMKKSVKELRIEKGEEKKWFGLWGTDEENIESGEQEEGGVIPEEQKILVLTDEGRKKIRDARMKVKAEEKAIIDKIVLDEKLMVLQRLKHDGLISDEEFERTKAEIIEESGSGN from the coding sequence ATGACAAAAAAATCTCTGGTAAAATATTTGCTGTTATTTGTTTTCTCTACGTCTGTTCTCGCAGGTAGTGGATGTATTGCAACAAAAAAATCAAGCGAATTTGTAGAATCCTTAAGAAATCCAACTTCCTTTCCGGAGGTATTTTTACCTGAAATTAAGTATATTGATGAGATTTTGGATAAAAAAAGCCTGGCTGCAGAGGAAAATGTTAAAGTTATTCCGTTGGGTAAAGACAAAAGTACCAGTGTATATCTATTTCAGATAAGACCGGAGGCTGAGATGAGCGCCCATTCTCATAAGTCCCATGATGAAATCCTGTATATTAAGAGTGGAAGTGGTGTTGTTGTACTAAATGGTACACGTCATATTGTAAAAGAAGGCATGATGATAATGATTCCTCGAAAAACTATACATAAATATTTTAATACAGGAAAAGAGACTAATGTTACTGTCTCAATGTTTTCTCCTCCTTTTGACGGCAAAGATATTAAAGTGCTCGAAAAATCAATAAATTATGTAAAAAAGAAAAAGACAATATATGACAAGGCAATGAAAAAGTCTGTTAAGGAATTAAGAATAGAAAAAGGTGAAGAGAAGAAATGGTTCGGCTTATGGGGCACGGATGAAGAAAATATAGAATCCGGAGAGCAAGAAGAGGGTGGTGTGATCCCTGAAGAGCAGAAAATACTGGTATTGACAGATGAAGGAAGAAAGAAAATCAGGGACGCGCGAATGAAAGTCAAGGCGGAAGAGAAGGCGATAATAGACAAGATTGTACTTGACGAGAAATTGATGGTTCTGCAGAGATTAAAACATGATGGATTGATTAGTGATGAAGAGTTTGAACGTACAAAAGCGGAAATAATTGAGGAAAGTGGATCAGGTAATTAA
- a CDS encoding isoprenyl transferase, with product MAKKNKLPNHIAIIMDGNGRWARRRGFMRVKGHEEGVNSVREITTECAKKHIGQLTLYAFSNENWKRSKTEVNFLMRMLKKFLIAERKTIEDNDIILKTIGRTEALPDDVKKELSISMKESRNNRGMILCLALNYGGRTEIIDATKKLAADVKKGTLKSKDIDDDVFKKYLYTSGMSDPDLLIRTGGEMRVSNFLLWEVSYAELWFTSVYWPEFRKKDLEEALKDYAKRERRFGGLIE from the coding sequence ATGGCGAAGAAAAACAAATTACCAAATCACATTGCTATCATAATGGATGGAAACGGGCGTTGGGCAAGGCGGAGAGGTTTTATGAGAGTCAAGGGACACGAAGAAGGCGTTAATTCTGTCAGGGAAATAACAACGGAGTGTGCGAAGAAGCACATAGGTCAATTAACACTCTACGCATTCTCAAATGAGAATTGGAAACGCTCGAAAACTGAAGTAAACTTTCTGATGAGAATGTTGAAAAAATTTTTGATAGCGGAAAGAAAGACTATAGAAGATAACGACATCATACTCAAAACAATTGGACGGACAGAAGCACTTCCTGATGACGTAAAAAAAGAGCTCTCTATCAGTATGAAGGAGAGCAGAAATAATAGAGGAATGATATTGTGCCTTGCGTTGAATTATGGAGGAAGAACTGAGATAATAGATGCAACAAAGAAACTGGCAGCAGATGTTAAAAAAGGAACACTTAAGTCAAAAGACATTGATGATGATGTTTTTAAGAAGTACCTGTATACGTCAGGAATGTCAGACCCGGATTTACTTATCAGAACAGGTGGAGAAATGCGTGTAAGTAATTTTCTTCTGTGGGAAGTATCCTATGCTGAACTCTGGTTCACATCGGTCTACTGGCCAGAATTCAGAAAAAAAGACCTGGAAGAGGCATTAAAGGATTATGCGAAAAGGGAAAGACGATTTGGCGGATTGATAGAATGA
- a CDS encoding DNA repair protein RecO C-terminal domain-containing protein, which produces MLALLGYLPELNCCVNCKTKVNSKSILFFSAF; this is translated from the coding sequence ATGCTTGCTTTGCTGGGATATCTACCGGAACTGAATTGTTGTGTCAACTGTAAGACAAAAGTGAATTCAAAGAGTATTTTGTTTTTCAGTGCATTTTAG
- a CDS encoding group II intron maturase-specific domain-containing protein produces the protein MELPGWIAYYEKHSKWSLRNTLLLIDSKLVKWLGKKHKAGNRKTVAKLQR, from the coding sequence ATGGAACTTCCTGGGTGGATAGCATATTATGAGAAGCACAGCAAATGGAGCCTGAGAAACACATTACTGCTGATAGATTCGAAACTGGTGAAATGGCTGGGTAAGAAGCACAAGGCTGGTAACCGAAAAACAGTGGCAAAACTCCAACGATAA